In Burkholderia pseudomultivorans, the DNA window ACGTCGCGATTCGCCTCGGCCACGTGCTGCCCCCCGATGTCGTCGCGCGCAGCATCGCGGTATCGCCGCGCCTGCTGGTGGCGGCACCCCAGTACCTGTCTCGGGCCCCGAAAATCCGGAAGCCCGGCGATCTCGCCAGACACGACTATGTCGGCTACGCGCGCGCCGGCGTGGGCGCCGAACTGGAATTCGTCCGCGGCACGGAGCGGGTCGCCGTGCCGGTACGCAGCCGCTATCGCGTCAACAGCTCGCTGGCGCTGCGCGAATGCTTTCTGGCCGGCAACGCAGTGGGCAGCGGGCCCGCGTGGCTCGTCCAGGACCTCATCGATACGGGCAGACTCGTGCGGCTGCTGCCGAAATGGGACATGGCGCTGCCGCATACGCTGCATCTCGTCTACGCGTCGCGCCGGTATCTGCCGCTCAGGACCCGCGCGTTCCTGCAGTTCATGGAGGAGCGGATTCCCGCGTTACCGGGGTTTCAGCCGACACAGCCGGCGCGCTGATGGCCATTCCCCACCGGGCCGCGGCGATGCGTGCCCGTTGCGCGTGCCGCGATATTCCCGTGTCGACCGGACGGCTGCCCCGGCTATCCCGCTACCCGTCCCCGTCCGCCCCCCGGCGTCGCCCGCCGAATCCAGACTATTCGCATCGCGCCGGGGGGCGTCGAAGGACCCTTCGGCTAAAATGCCGCACTTTC includes these proteins:
- a CDS encoding LysR family transcriptional regulator — translated: MDSLRSMHLFVRAVELGNFSAVAREEGLGQPTISKIVAALEKDLGVRLLERSTTSLAPTDEGRRFYERCKRLLDEYAGAVADVRGLTQRPVGKLVVNAPMGLGELRLNALMLEFLAVYPEIEVELHLTDRVIDLIEEGVDVAIRLGHVLPPDVVARSIAVSPRLLVAAPQYLSRAPKIRKPGDLARHDYVGYARAGVGAELEFVRGTERVAVPVRSRYRVNSSLALRECFLAGNAVGSGPAWLVQDLIDTGRLVRLLPKWDMALPHTLHLVYASRRYLPLRTRAFLQFMEERIPALPGFQPTQPAR